The nucleotide window TTTAGGACTGCTGGACATGTCTTAGAAGCAGCTCATcaatataaaaatgaagaaCTTTAGTTTTAGTACTGGAACTATTTACTTACCTTTTCCCACTACAATTGCTTTGGTTCAGTCCTCCCACTTGGTTAAGTGCAGACCACGCAGTGAGACCAACATATGGTaaggcagcagcttctgtgTGACTGAGACACTTCGGCTTAAAAGAGACCTGAAATAAAATCATATCTAAGTCACACAGCAGCTCTATGtgacactgaaatattttaaaaagctttacTGAATTGCAGACCGTGTATTGCACATTTTTTCAGTCATCTTCAAAACTAGCTGGAGTACAAATCAATCCAAGCACTAAGAAATAAAGTTACATTGgtactgaagaagaaaaatgccagTCTTTGCAACTTTGAGGTTTTGTTAGCCACAGTTTTGAAAGTTTACCTCATTTCCACTAGCTACCACGAACTCTGACAGAGTGCCTTGTTTCCACGGGGGAATTGCTGCCCACACctaaaaccaaacagaaaacaactATCAATTTTTATAGCTTTACACACAATTGCATGTACACAGAGGTTTCCTTCATTACGgaaatctttttttctaattcacAGAATGTCTTCACTGTTTACCAGAAACCAGTTTATTTACCTTATTTAGTTTATTAGCttattttacacaaaaaaaaaaaagaaaatcacagaactgACTAAATGAAGGACTGGACGGCTATGTAAATAACTTTTACCATTGCTTTGTGTATAAGACATAATTTTTCAACCCCTCCCCAAACTACTCCCATACTGGGAAAGCCCAGATTAGAGGGATGAGGATGGTGCAGAATCAGGATTTGCTAGGCTAAAACTGGTGAAATGTGAAAACACCTGGTGAAGGTGaaagcaaacagcatttttgtGTGGGCACCCAAGAAGTGCTTCTTTGGTTAAGCCATAGTTCCTACTCCAAGTTACTCAggacaaataaaaacaaaccctttCTTGTTAGATTTCTACcttcaattaaaaacaaagcgGCACCTTGAGTGTGCACTTATAAGCAAACAAATTCCACTCTTGCTACTGCTGAAATGGACCAAAAACTAAAACACAGATGGGAAATTAAGTTGCAGAAGACCatgtttttcagagaaaaaattaaaggaagacAGTATTCTAGGAATTTACTTCCAGATAGGCCTTATTAAGAGTtcaacagctttaaaaaaacaattaagaGGAGAATTAATGCTGAACATCCCATAGTATATTTTAACTATacattttgggaaaaaagtaaaataagatATTGGTGGTATCACCTCATCTCCAGGTTTGAAATAAGACACACCCAGACCACATTCCATAACAACACCAGAGACATCTCGACCAAGTGTCATAGGAAATTCATTAACGCCGGTTTTGAGTTTCAGGGGATCCCGCTTCATATTTAACGCGGTTGCACCATAACCACCTGCAAAACATGGAAACAACCACAATTTATTAATTGTGCAACTCCAATTAGAAAGCATTATCTATACATAACGTGCCTCATTTCTGTTATAACcgaacacacaaaaaaacctgcaatATTTCATACTTTTACAGATTTTAGAAATAAAGAGCAAGTGTAAAAACTAATAAGGCATATCTCCTAAGATGAGTAACCTGGACTCCTATTCAGTAAGCAACAGACAAATGCTGTGAAGTCTCAGAATTACCTATCTAATAATACTGCTCAGCCTAAAAATAGCCTGCATTTGGGTATGGATGCCCATTCAAGTGTTTGGACAAGTCTGACTAGGAGCCCTATCATGCTAGAAAGTGCCCTAACAGGAACCTCAAGAAGGAAATGTCCCATCACCAAACTCCCAATTATattcaatgatttttttaaaattcatttgttAGAGACCCAAAACACAGactgcagctctgacagcttCCTGCAAATGTATTTGCTTGTTCTACTGAATCTGATTTGATCTGCAAGCACTTCTACACAGGAAATGTAAGGTATTCCACTACCACAACTTGTGTTTCAAACCCAGAAACTGGGGAGGAAAATCTGATTAAATCTGTCAAATACAAATAGCCGGGCAGTGAAAGAGACAGATTTCCTGGGCGGGATGAGAGCATGTTCCCAGATGCCAATTCAGGATGGGCATAGCAATGAATATTAGTTCATTGCCTTAGGTTGCAAATGCCAACTTGGCAGCACCTTGGACCTCCAGCCCGTTGACCTCAAGGAGACGGGAAAATCCAGCACCATTTAGGGGGGATGCAGCTCCTTGGCCAGACGTCTCTTAATCAAGAGAGAAGCACCACAATCACTCAATTGAAAGCTCACCCTCGcaacagacacacacacacacacacacacacacacacacacacactcttgTCATTGGCTTTTTCGTTCTCCCCTAAGAAGTTCAGCAAAACCTTTTTGTACGTCTCTTCCGTGACAACCCGAAAGAAGTTTCCAAGAGGCGGCGGTTTTCCACAGGGCTCGGGGAAACACGTGTGTTGAGGCAGTGCCGAGACAGGTGTCTGCCGGGCAGGACGGGGCCCTGGCACTCTCGGGCCGCAcagccccggcacagcccctgccctcccGGCAGCTGGGGCTCGGCACTTACTTCTCATGCTGAGGTCGATGGGGTTCAGGCTCGCAGCGTGAACCTTAATGATGACCTCGTTCGGGAAGTGTATGATGGGGAACATCATGTCCCTGGTGAAGCGCAGCACCTCGTTGCTGCCGTACCGGTCTATGACCCAGCTGGGCATGGCGGTTCGCGCCCGCGGAGAGGCGCGGAACGCGCGGGCCGGTGCCCGCCCGCTGGCCCAGCgcagcgcccgcccgcccgccgctccccaCGACAGCATGGCCggggcagccgggccgggccgggccgggccgagcctcgggatcgggaccgggatAAGGATCGCGATCGGGATGAGGATCGCGATCGGACCAGTCGCTCCCGCGCGCCTCAGCGCTCAGCCCCGGCGGCCCCCGCAGCCAATGGGCGGCCGCCTTCTTGGCAGCCCTGCCAATGGCGCCGCGCGGTGTTGCGGCAAGATGGCGGCGGGCGGCCGCCGCTCCGGGAGAAGGGTCGTGGACGCTCGGCGGGCGTGAGGCGGCGGCGACGGGCTGGGAGAACCATGCTGCGCGCCTCTCTCCGACAGGTGAGTGCGGTCTGTCCGCCTGCCGGGGCTGCCGAGGAGCGCGGCGGGTTCGCAAGGTGACCGCGATCCCCTCGTGTCCCCTCTCCCCGGGGCGGCCCGGGACCGCGCTTCCCGCGGGCTCCTGCCCTCAGCGGGGATGGCGCTTTCTTCCCGCACCGCCCCGGCGCGGCCTCTGTCACCCGGCTGACCCGAAGGACGCGCTGCGCTCTCAGGTGTCGGCGGCGTTGAAGGAAGGACGAGTCACTCCCACGGAGCTCTGCCAGCGATGCCTGGCCCTCATCAAAAGCACCAAGTTTCTGAATGCCTACATTACCGTAACGGAAGAGACCGCTTTGAAGCAGGCTGAAGAATCAGAGGAGAGATATAAAAGAGGTATGTTGGTTTGTAAGTAATGTTAGTCCTtaaagagctgctgtggaggagCTGTCTGTCTTAGACGAAGCCCCTTTGCTTTTTAAAGGGGGTGTCTTGGCTTGTTTGATTGTTGGGGGGTGAGGCTCACGCATGAGGTTTCCGTGGGTGCTCGTGGATGTACACTTGGCACTCAGGAGAGTATTTAGTCCAAAAATCAGAGGGAAAACCTGGGCCAAACGAGGCATTGCAGCTTAAAGAAGTTCTGTGCCTCttggacagcactgctgcttggtgtctgctgcttctttccctcAGCAGTTCATCTGGAATATGTAGCCAGCAGGTACCGTGAATAGGCAAGTGCAGTGGTCATTCACAGGCCTCCAGACTGGGATAGACAAtcagctgccacagcctgttgagttttaattaagaaagcaaattaaaataaagcaccTTCATTAATTGCAGTTACTAATTGGAGAACAGAACAGCTTTCAGTGCTGTTATCTGCAGCACTTACAAGATCCTCACTTTCCTTCCAAGAGGTGACATTTGCTGTCCTCTGGCAGCTTAATAAAATTGTCAGCCAGATTGCCTTGCCTTCCTCATGTAGGCCTTTTAGTTTTCAGgttggcttttttctttgtggtgtTGTTTGTTGgttcaggggtttttttatggtAGATAATCGATTACTTGGGAAAGATTTTCTCTGCTTCAGTAATTTTTCATATCTACTGTGTTTGTCGAGTAGGCAGTGTTTATGGCTCCCAGCCTAGTGATGGAGTGAATTTAGCAACACCTATGGCCAAAATAAGCACTGTGTTGTCACATTGGAAGAGGTATGCACTCCTTTGGAATAGCCTGTATGAAAACAGCTGCCTGTCTGGAGGGCTTAGACACattcacagagctctgctctgtgaggcCAGGTCTGGTTTTGGCAGAGTGCTCAACACTTGAGTTGGAATGGTAGATGGTTCTTGAGAATGGAACAGACAATCATCAAATGCCTAGTGGAAAGCAATCTTGCTTCCAAAAACCACCCAAAGGGACATGTAAAATAAACAGTAATTGATGAGAACATTATATATATAGCAGATTTTGCTTTAATCTCTATTGTTTTACAATCATTCCTAATGCAGGTCAGCCACTGGGCATTCTAGATGGAATTCCTATTGCTGTAAAAGACAACTTTAGTACAGCTGGCATTGAGACAACATGTGCATCAAATATGCTAAAAGGTACAGTAAAGCTTTTAaagtaaaatcagattttttgcTCTCTAGAGGGCATATGGAATGGAGTCTTCCAGAAATCcaagtattttcaaaaaatgaGCTGGTGTCATTTGAGGAAATACATTTATCCAATTTCACTGGCCAAGTTCATCTGGTGTTACAGATGgatccttttcttcttctaagCACATTCTCTCTATTTATATTTGTATGCATTTAACAGAAATTATAATAAAAGCCTATATACCACAGTAAAATGGTACTGAAgttcacatttttccttcatattgCTTTTAGGTCTAGAGGAGAGCAGTCAGTACTGTTCTGCCTAGTGAAATCCAAAAACAGtcctgttttgttgttgttctgtttATAATTGTTGGCCTAAATAGTTTTTTCATATGGCTGTAGGAAAAGTAGATGTGAACAATCCCAACATACAATCATGTTCTATAATGCTTTtaaggctttttcttttaagtttccTAAACTTATTGTTTCTATTAACAAGTCATGAACATTTTCAAGGCATTACAATGTTTttataataaaagcaaaagtgGGAAGCATTTCTTATATCTGTTTTACTCT belongs to Oenanthe melanoleuca isolate GR-GAL-2019-014 chromosome 3, OMel1.0, whole genome shotgun sequence and includes:
- the RTN4IP1 gene encoding reticulon-4-interacting protein 1, mitochondrial; translated protein: MLSWGAAGGRALRWASGRAPARAFRASPRARTAMPSWVIDRYGSNEVLRFTRDMMFPIIHFPNEVIIKVHAASLNPIDLSMRSGYGATALNMKRDPLKLKTGVNEFPMTLGRDVSGVVMECGLGVSYFKPGDEVWAAIPPWKQGTLSEFVVASGNEVSFKPKCLSHTEAAALPYVGLTAWSALNQVGGLNQSNCSGKRILILGASGGVGTFAVQLMKAWNAHVTAVCSHDASTLVKKLGADDVIDYKSGNLEEQLKTLPLFDFILDNVGGSTEKWALDLLKKWSGATYVTLVTPFLINMDKLGVADGMLQTGVTVGSKTLKHLLKGVHYRWAFFMPSGPSLDEIAELVDSGKIQPVIDEVFSFSEVPKAFLKLEGGHARGKTVINVVSRQ